A genomic segment from Glycine soja cultivar W05 chromosome 18, ASM419377v2, whole genome shotgun sequence encodes:
- the LOC114396600 gene encoding protein phosphatase 2C 37-like, whose protein sequence is MAGICCGVVGEGDTPAPLEPTPRPSRRRSLDILPLKYIADMPMPPPEGLRKRPKLNLRDCDNAIENCDESTGHKVTKKESKVDYADDVVSETKNVTVSEVEEESPKFGVTSVCGRRRDMEDSVSVRPCFTQGFHYFGVFDGHGCSHVATMCKERLHEIVNEEIESARENLEWKLTMENGFARMDDEVHRRSQSNQTFTCRCELQTPHCDAVGSTAVVAVVTPDKIVVSNCGDSRAVLCRNGVAIPLSSDHKPDRPDELLRVQSKGGRVIYWDGPRVLGVLAMSRAIGDNYLKPYVISEPEVMVTERTEEDECLILASDGLWDVVSNETACGVVRMCLKAQKPPGSPGSDVAADGSDRACSDASILLTKLALARHSSDNVSVVVVDLRRDQRQSSNYNDVN, encoded by the exons ATGGCTGGAATTTGCTGTGGTGTTGTTGGAGAAGGTGACACTCCGGCTCCACTCGAGCCCACTCCTCGCCCCTCCAGGCGCCGGAGTTTGGACATCTTACCTTTAAAATATATCGCCGACATGCCCATGCCGCCGCCGGAGGGTTTACGGAAGCGTCCCAAGCTCAACCTCAGGGACTGCGATAACGCAATTGAAAATTGCGACGAATCCACTGGACACAAGGTGACGAAGAAGGAATCCAAAGTAGACTACGCCGACGACGTCGTTTCGGAAACTAAGAACGTAACTGTTTCGGAAGTTGAAGAAGAATCTCCCAAGTTCGGCGTGACGTCCGTTTGCGGCAGGAGAAGAGACATGGAAGATTCCGTCTCGGTGCGGCCTTGCTTCACCCAAGGCTTCCACTACTTCGGCGTCTTCGACGGTCACGGTTGCTCTCAT GTTGCGACTATGTGTAAGGAGCGGCTACACGAGATCGTGAATGAAGAAATTGAAAGCGCGCGCGAGAATTTGGAGTGGAAACTGACGATGGAGAACGGATTCGCTCGCATGGACGACGAGGTTCATCGCCGGAGCCAGAGCAACCAGACCTTCACCTGCAGGTGTGAGCTCCAGACTCCTCACTGCGACGCCGTCGGATCCACCGCCGTCGTCGCCGTCGTCACACCGGACAAAATCGTCGTCTCTAACTGCGGCGACTCCCGCGCCGTCCTCTGCCGCAACGGCGTCGCCATCCCTCTCTCCTCCGATCACAAG CCGGATCGACCCGACGAATTACTCCGAGTCCAATCCAAGGGAGGGCGCGTGATTTACTGGGACGGTCCGAGAGTGCTTGGTGTGTTAGCAATGTCTCGAGCCATAG GTGACAATTATCTGAAGCCGTACGTGATTTCAGAACCGGAGGTGATGGTGACGGAGAGGACGGAGGAGGACGAGTGTTTGATACTGGCGAGTGATGGGTTGTGGGATGTGGTGTCGAATGAGACCGCATGTGGGGTGGTGAGGATGTGCCTCAAGGCGCAGAAGCCGCCGGGGTCTCCGGGGAGTGACGTGGCGGCTGACGGTTCCGACCGTGCTTGCTCCGATGCGTCGATTCTGTTGACCAAGTTGGCGCTGGCAAGGCATAGTTCGGATAATGTGAGCGTGGTGGTGGTTGATTTGAGGAGGGATCAACGACAATCATCAAACTACAACGACgttaattaa
- the LOC114396389 gene encoding tropinone reductase homolog At5g06060-like: MAEAGSSINRGARWSLNGTTALVTGGTRGIGHAIVSDLAAFGAAVHTCSRTQTELNKCLQEWQSLGFQVTGSVCDVSSPSQREKLIEEVTSILNGKLNIYVNNVGTNFRKPTIEYTAEEYSQLMTVNLDSSFHLCQLAYPLLKASENGSIVFISSVAGVVSLGTGAVYAASKAAINQLTKNLACEWAKDNIRSNCVVPWATRTPLVEHLLRDQKFVDDIMSRTPIKRIAEPEEVSSLVTFLCLPAASYITGQVICVDGGLTVNGFQPSMRIT; this comes from the exons ATGGCAGAAGCAGGAAGCAGCATTAACAGAGGAGCAAGATGGTCTCTCAATGGAACGACGGCTCTCGTCACCGGCGGCACCCGTGGGATCGG GCACGCCATAGTGAGTGACTTGGCCGCGTTTGGCGCTGCTGTGCACACTTGCTCCAGGACCCAAACAGAGCTCAACAAATGCTTACAAGAGTGGCAGAGTCTGGGCTTTCAGGTAACTGGGTCGGTGTGTGACGTGTCCTCACCATCCCAGAGAGAGAAGCTCATTGAGGAAGTCACTTCCATCTTGAATGGCAAGCTTAACATCTAT gtGAACAATGTTGGAACAAACTTTAGAAAGCCAACCATTGAGTACACTGCTGAAGAATATTCACAGCTTATGACAGTTAATTTAGACTCCTCATTCCATCTGTGCCAACTTGCATATCCTCTTCTGAAAGCATCTGAAAATGGAAGCATTGTGTTTATTTCATCTGTTGCTGGTGTGGTGAGCTTGGGTACTGGAGCTGTTTATGCagcaagtaaag CTGCAATTAATCAGCTTACAAAAAACCTGGCTTGTGAATGGGCCAAAGACAACATAAGGAGCAACTGTGTTGTACCATGGGCAACCAGAACCCCACTTGTAGAACAT ttgttgAGAGACCAAAAGTTTGTGGATGATATTATGTCTCGAACTCCGATTAAACGTATAGCAGAACCCGAAGAAGTGTCATCGTTGGTGACTTTCCTTTGCTTGCCTGCTGCTTCTTACATCACTGGACAGGTTATTTGTGTTGATGGAGGATTAACGGTGAATGGATTTCAACCCAGCATGAGAATTACCTGA